The following are encoded together in the Ezakiella massiliensis genome:
- a CDS encoding glutamate racemase: MKILIIDSGSGGKVVERYLKSWNKDLDIIYDCDIENMPYGAKSREEILRLTKNIIDKHEGEYDILVPACNTMSAALIEGGRLNRRTVDIITPTIHELKRQNLRNLAIISTEYTHKSKLYLRALKIPSRSSKTLAKLIEDGISENELAIRNEVKRLLQPMVQRGIERVVLGCTHYELIDYIIRDIYPHLELLYPGKYQAKQVLRLVDLLEEEDKWRM, encoded by the coding sequence ATGAAGATTTTGATAATTGATTCTGGCAGCGGCGGCAAGGTCGTGGAGAGGTATCTGAAGTCTTGGAACAAGGACCTGGATATAATCTACGATTGCGACATAGAAAATATGCCCTATGGCGCCAAGTCCAGAGAAGAAATTTTGAGACTAACCAAAAATATAATAGACAAACACGAGGGCGAGTACGATATTCTCGTGCCAGCCTGCAATACCATGTCTGCCGCTTTGATTGAAGGGGGCAGATTAAATCGGAGGACGGTGGATATTATTACGCCCACCATCCACGAACTGAAGAGGCAAAATTTAAGAAATTTAGCAATTATTTCAACAGAGTACACGCATAAGTCCAAACTTTACTTGCGTGCGCTTAAGATTCCGAGCCGCAGCTCAAAGACCTTGGCCAAGCTTATTGAAGATGGCATTAGTGAGAACGAACTCGCCATCAGAAATGAAGTCAAAAGACTCTTGCAACCAATGGTACAGCGCGGCATCGAACGCGTGGTCTTAGGGTGTACACACTATGAGCTAATTGATTATATAATCAGGGATATTTACCCCCACTTGGAACTCTTGTATCCGGGTAAGTACCAAGCCAAGCAAGTCCTACGCCTAGTAGACCTTTTGGAGGAAGAAGATAAATGGAGAATGTAA